The following are encoded together in the Pseudomonas maumuensis genome:
- a CDS encoding DUF1249 domain-containing protein codes for MEVNLLRERYRVDLVGLQSACEANYARLMRLLPDMRTTQSSRRIGMTQGDQMLGVLVLEVLLACPYTTTLKVRQEHSLPWLPVPELEVQVYHDARMAEVVSAEHARRLRSIYPYPNTAMHQPDEKAQLNLFLGEWLSHCLACGHELAAVR; via the coding sequence GTGGAAGTGAACCTGCTGCGCGAGCGTTATCGAGTCGACCTGGTCGGGCTGCAGTCCGCCTGCGAGGCCAATTATGCCCGCCTGATGCGCCTGTTGCCCGACATGCGCACCACGCAAAGCTCGCGGCGCATCGGCATGACCCAGGGCGACCAGATGCTCGGCGTGCTGGTGCTTGAGGTGTTGCTGGCGTGCCCCTACACCACCACGCTCAAGGTGCGCCAGGAGCACAGCCTGCCTTGGCTGCCGGTGCCGGAGCTGGAGGTGCAGGTTTACCATGACGCGCGGATGGCCGAGGTGGTCAGCGCCGAGCATGCGCGCCGCCTACGCAGCATCTATCCGTATCCCAACACGGCGATGCACCAGCCGGACGAGAAGGCCCAGCTCAATCTGTTCCTCGGCGAATGGCTGAGCCACTGCCTGGCCTGCGGCCACGAACTTGCAGCGGTGCGCTGA
- a CDS encoding NUDIX domain-containing protein, whose protein sequence is MTDTLNSVPTQVEIARREQLFKGFYKLDKLHLRHELFAGGMSREFTRELFVRHDAVCVLPYDPQRDEVVLIEQFRVGAMGKVANPWLIEMVAGLIDKDEQPEEVAHREAEEEAGLTFSALWPMTRYFPSPGGSDEYVHLFLGRCTSEGAGGLHGLEEESEDIRVRVWAFEDALQAVRDGRICNAAAIIGLQWLALNRDEVRGMWK, encoded by the coding sequence ATGACGGACACGTTGAATTCAGTGCCTACCCAGGTCGAGATCGCCCGACGCGAGCAGCTGTTCAAGGGCTTCTATAAGCTCGACAAGCTGCACTTGCGCCACGAGCTGTTCGCGGGCGGCATGAGCCGTGAGTTCACCCGTGAGCTGTTCGTGCGCCATGACGCGGTCTGTGTGCTGCCCTACGATCCGCAGCGCGATGAAGTGGTGCTGATCGAGCAGTTCCGAGTGGGCGCCATGGGCAAGGTAGCCAACCCCTGGCTGATCGAGATGGTCGCCGGGCTGATCGACAAGGACGAGCAGCCCGAGGAGGTTGCCCATCGCGAAGCCGAGGAGGAGGCCGGCCTGACGTTCTCGGCGCTGTGGCCGATGACACGCTACTTCCCGTCGCCTGGCGGCAGCGATGAGTACGTTCATCTGTTCCTGGGCCGTTGCACCAGTGAGGGCGCCGGCGGCCTGCACGGCCTGGAAGAAGAGAGCGAGGACATCCGCGTGCGCGTGTGGGCGTTCGAGGATGCCCTGCAGGCGGTGCGCGACGGGCGCATATGCAACGCCGCCGCGATCATCGGGTTGCAATGGCTGGCGCTGAACCGTGACGAAGTACGAGGTATGTGGAAGTGA
- a CDS encoding RsiV family protein, producing MTLVKLTSVAVLALALGACQSLFTPNYRAPLEVKREAWEHVKPGCSESDCPLVNIDVVHFPALPKLDGIVEKRLLMLTEDNQRGTPPASLQTYEQQYLARADKRNSSYLQAKVREQHDGLVIVELSSYLDSGGAHGMPGRGFINYSRKLDKVLTLDDMLVPGQEATFWKTAEESHRAWLISTGMDKDPEFVKTWPFKQSPHIALTYGAVVIKYEVYAIAPYSMGHVELKIPYPRLNGVIKPELFPGRG from the coding sequence ATGACGCTTGTCAAACTGACTTCCGTGGCCGTCCTGGCACTGGCGCTCGGCGCCTGCCAGAGCCTGTTCACGCCCAATTACCGGGCCCCGCTCGAGGTCAAGCGCGAGGCCTGGGAGCACGTCAAACCGGGCTGCAGCGAAAGCGATTGCCCGCTGGTCAACATCGACGTCGTACACTTTCCAGCCCTGCCCAAGCTCGACGGCATTGTCGAGAAGCGCCTGCTGATGCTGACCGAGGACAACCAGCGCGGCACCCCGCCGGCCTCGCTGCAAACCTATGAGCAGCAGTACCTGGCCCGCGCCGACAAGCGCAACAGCAGCTATCTGCAGGCCAAGGTACGCGAGCAGCATGACGGGCTGGTGATCGTCGAGCTGTCCAGCTACCTGGACAGCGGCGGTGCCCACGGCATGCCTGGGCGCGGCTTCATCAACTATTCACGCAAGCTGGACAAGGTACTGACCCTGGACGACATGCTGGTGCCCGGCCAGGAGGCGACCTTCTGGAAGACCGCCGAGGAGTCCCACCGTGCCTGGCTGATCAGCACCGGCATGGACAAGGACCCCGAGTTCGTCAAAACCTGGCCGTTCAAGCAGTCCCCGCACATCGCCCTGACGTACGGCGCTGTCGTGATCAAGTACGAGGTCTACGCCATCGCGCCCTACTCCATGGGCCACGTCGAGCTGAAGATCCCCTATCCGCGCCTCAATGGCGTGATCAAGCCCGAGCTGTTTCCCGGCCGCGGCTGA
- the cytX gene encoding putative hydroxymethylpyrimidine transporter CytX has protein sequence MTTPSHFSPDHPVPAHHRQFGARDLFSLWFSLGIGLMVLQVGGLLAPGLGLAGSILAITLGTAVGVLLLAAVGVIGSDTGLSAMATLRLTLGSHGARLPALLNLLQLVGWGSFEIIVMRDAASLLGTRAFGEGSGWSSPLLWTLAFGALATLLAVSGPLAFVRKVLRKWGIWLLLGACAWLTWNLFAKADLAALWQRPGDGSLSLPLGFDIVIAMPLSWLPLIADYSRFGQRASRVFGGTALGFFIGNAWLMSLGVAYTLAFAPSGEVNALLLALAGAGLGIPLLLILLDETENAFADIHSAAVSTGLLVKMKVEHLALAIGVLCTLIALLAPLAQYQNFLLLIGSVFAPLFGVVLVDHFVIRRRRLPALVEGLHWQALLAWGAGVAAYHLMASQAPELGATLPALLLAGVLHLLLSLSRGRETARA, from the coding sequence ATGACCACCCCCAGCCACTTCTCCCCCGACCACCCGGTCCCCGCCCACCATCGCCAGTTCGGCGCCCGTGATCTGTTCTCGCTGTGGTTTTCCCTCGGCATCGGCCTGATGGTCCTGCAGGTCGGTGGCCTGCTGGCGCCGGGCCTTGGCCTGGCCGGTTCGATCCTGGCGATCACCCTGGGCACGGCGGTAGGGGTTTTGCTGCTGGCGGCGGTGGGGGTGATCGGCAGCGATACCGGGCTGTCGGCCATGGCGACCCTGCGTCTCACGCTCGGCAGTCACGGCGCGCGCCTGCCGGCCTTGCTCAACCTGCTGCAATTGGTGGGCTGGGGTTCGTTCGAGATCATCGTCATGCGTGATGCCGCCAGCCTGCTGGGTACACGTGCGTTCGGCGAGGGTAGCGGCTGGAGCAGCCCGTTGCTGTGGACCCTGGCTTTTGGCGCCCTGGCCACTCTGCTGGCGGTCAGCGGGCCACTGGCTTTCGTGCGCAAGGTCTTGCGCAAATGGGGCATCTGGCTGCTGCTGGGCGCCTGCGCCTGGTTGACCTGGAACCTGTTCGCCAAGGCCGACCTGGCCGCTCTGTGGCAGCGCCCAGGGGATGGTTCGCTGTCCCTGCCCCTGGGTTTCGACATCGTGATCGCCATGCCGCTGTCGTGGTTGCCGCTGATCGCCGACTATTCACGCTTTGGCCAGCGCGCCAGCCGGGTGTTCGGCGGTACCGCGCTGGGCTTCTTCATCGGCAATGCCTGGCTGATGAGCCTGGGCGTGGCCTACACCCTAGCATTCGCGCCAAGCGGCGAGGTGAATGCCCTGCTGTTGGCGCTGGCCGGCGCCGGGCTGGGGATCCCGCTGTTGCTGATCCTGCTGGACGAGACGGAAAACGCCTTTGCCGACATCCACTCGGCGGCGGTGTCCACCGGCCTGCTGGTGAAAATGAAGGTCGAGCACCTGGCCCTGGCTATCGGCGTGCTATGCACGCTGATAGCCTTGCTGGCGCCGCTGGCCCAGTACCAGAACTTCCTGTTGCTGATCGGCTCGGTGTTCGCGCCGCTGTTCGGCGTGGTGCTGGTGGATCACTTCGTGATTCGCCGCCGTCGCCTGCCGGCGCTGGTCGAGGGTTTGCACTGGCAGGCGCTGCTGGCCTGGGGCGCGGGAGTGGCGGCCTATCACCTGATGGCCAGCCAGGCGCCGGAGCTGGGGGCGACCCTGCCGGCACTGTTGCTGGCAGGGGTACTGCACTTGCTGCTATCGCTCAGCCGCGGCCGGGAAACAGCTCGGGCTTGA